One segment of Brassica napus cultivar Da-Ae chromosome C3, Da-Ae, whole genome shotgun sequence DNA contains the following:
- the LOC106388753 gene encoding rhodanese-like domain-containing protein 4, chloroplastic isoform X2, with translation MEALKTASFSPTSVLSDKRSETRKPFSLPSLFPPKPPKPISQESLFRSFNGGLALLTSVLSSATAPAISLTYEEALQQSTTSPSSFDSDGLIDGISSFVTDNPLVIAGGVAAFAVPFVLSQVLNKKPKSFGVESAKNAYTKFGTDENVQLLDIRAAADLRQVGSPNIKGLGKNTVSAVYNGEDKTGFLKKLSLKFKDPENTTLFILDKFDGNSELVAELVALNGFKSAYAIKDGAEGPRGWVNSGLPWIEPKKNLSLDLSSLTDSISGVFGESSDGVSVAIGVAAAAGLSVLAFTEIETILQLLGSAALVQLAGNKLLFAEDRKQTLKQVDEFLNTKVAPKELVDELKDIGKAFLPLSTSSKALPPPAAEGATTTTVDEKEPEPAIKAAIAQVNSEPAIEAATAQVTLEPATKAASEQVITEAKLKSYPRPLSPYASYPDLKPPTSPTPSHP, from the exons ATGGAAGCTTTGAAAACCGCTAGCTTTAGTCCTACGTCGGTTTTATCCGACAAGAGATCAGAAACACGAAAGCCCTTCTCGCTCCCTAGCCTCTTTCCACCGAAGCCACCGAAACCAATCTCCCAAGAAAGCTTATTCAGGAGCTTCAATGGCGGGTTGGCTCTTCTAACCTCTGTTCTAAGCAGTGCAACAGCTCCTGCTATATCCCTAACGTACGAGGAAGCTCTGCAACAATCTACGACCTCTCCTtcatcttttgattcagatGGCTTGATCGATGGGATATCAAGTTTCGTCACGGACAATCCTCTGGTTATTGCCGGTGGAGTTGCTGCATTTGCTGTTCCGTTTGTTCTGTCTCAGGTTCTGAACAAAAAGCCCAAATCTTTTGGAGTCGAGTCTGCAAAGAATGCTTATACCAAGTTTGGTACTGATGAAAATGTTCAGCTGCTTGACATAAGAGCCGCTGCTGATCTCAGACAAGTGGGCAGTCCTAATATTAAGGGTTTAGGTAAAAATACGGTTTCAGCTGTTTATAACggagaagacaagactggttTCTTGAAGAAGCTTTCTTTGAAGTTTAAAGATCCTGAGAACACCACATTGTTCATTCTTGACAA GTTTGATGGAAACTCCGAGCTTGTTGCTGAACTGGTGGCACTTAATGGATTCAAATCTGCTTACGCTATTAAAGATGGTGCAGAGGGACCTAGAGGCTGGGTG AATAGCGGCTTGCCTTGGATAGAGCCAAAGAAGAATCTCAGTCTTGATTTGAGCAGTTTGACTGATAGTATCAGCGGTGTATTTGGC GAGAGTTCTGATGGTGTCTCTGTTGCAATTGGAGTAGCTGCTGCTGCTGGATTAAGTGTTTTAGCATTTACAGAG ATTGAAACCATACTCCAACTACTAGGTTCAGCTGCACTTGTTCAGCTTGCAGGCAATAAACTTCTATTTGCTgag GACAGAAAGCAAACTCTAAAACAAGTGGATGAGTTCTTGAACACAAAGGTTGCACCTAAAGAACTTGTTGATGAACTAAAG GACATAGGAAAGGCTTTTCTTCCTCTATCAACAAGCAGCAAAGCTCTTCCCCCACCAGCAGCAGAAGGAGCTACAACCACCACCGTGGATGAAAAAGAACCTGAGCCAGCAATCAAAGCCGCCATTGCACAAGTAAACTCAGAGCCAGCGATAGAAGCCGCCACTGCACAAGTAACCTTAGAGCCAGCGACCAAAGCAGCCAGTGAACAAGTAATCACAGAAGCCAAACTGAAATCTTATCCAAGACCTCTATCTCCATATGCATCG TACCCTGACTTGAAGCCTCCAACATCTCCCACACCATCGCATCCCTGA
- the LOC106388755 gene encoding abscisic acid receptor PYL7-like — protein MEEVIVDDSEMYGALVTAQYARLHHRQHCGENQCTSVLVKYIKAPVHLVWSLVRRFDQPQKYKPFVSRCTVHGHPEIGSLREVNVKSGLPATTSTERLEQLDDNERILGINIIGGDHRLKNYSSILTVHPEMIEGRAGTMVIESFVVDVPQGNTKDETCYFVESLIKCNLKSLTCVSERLAAQDITNPIAPTF, from the exons ATGGAGGAGGTCATCGTAGACGATTCAGAGATGTACGGAGCTCTTGTCACGGCGCAGTACGCACGGTTGCATCATCGTCAACACTGCGGAGAGAATCAGTGTACCTCTGTTCTCGTCAAATACATCAAAGCCCCTGTTCATCTC GTTTGGTCACTTGTCCGAAGATTTGATCAGCCTCAGAAGTACAAACCGTTTGTAAGCAGATGTACAGTCCATGGTCATCCTGAGATCGGTAGTCTCAGAGAAGTCAACGTCAAATCTGGTCTTCCGGCGACAACTAGCACCGAGAGATTGGAACAGCTTGATGATAATGAACGTATCCTCGGTATCAACATCATTGGTGGTGATCACAGACTTAAG aacTACTCTTCGATCTTGACTGTACATCCGGAGATGATCGAGGGGAGAGCAGGAACTATGGTGATTGAATCTTTTGTTGTGGATGTTCCTCAAGGCAACACCAAAGATGAGACTTGTTACTTTGTGGAATCACTCATCAAGTGTAACTTGAAGTCCTTGACTTGTGTCTCTGAAAGATTGGCTGCTCAGGACATAACAAATCCCATCGCCCCCACCTTCTGA
- the LOC106388754 gene encoding chitinase domain-containing protein 1 gives MARRREKSSPATESSERRKNRDESEPRDGEPDSDRRLITVFVVFFIVIPAVSMAVYKVKFADRVIETEPSIRQKGIIKTDIHFQEILTEHSKASENSSARHYDYPVLAYITPWNSKGYDMAKIYNSKFTHLSPVWYDLKSQGNGLVLEGRHNADKGWIQELRARGNAMILPRVVLEAVPEELLSKKKLRGKAIKLIVTECKEMEYDGIVLESWSRWAAYGVLHDPDMRKMALQFVKQLGDALHEQHMQFMYVIGPPRSDTLQMYDFGPEDLKFLKDSVDGFSLMTYDFSNSQNPGPNAPLKWIDLTLKLLLGSSNNVDSSLARKVLLGLNFYGNDFAISGGGGGAITGRDYIALLQKHKPALHWDKESGEHLFMYRDDKNIKHAVFYPSLMSILLRLENARLWGIGISIWEIGQGLDYFFHLL, from the exons ATGGCGAGGAGGCGCGAGAAAAGTTCACCGGCGACGGAGAGTTCGGAACGGCGGAAAAACCGAGACGAGTCAGAACCACGAGATGGAGAACCAGACTCAGACCGGAGGCTCATCACCGTCTTCGTGGTCTTCTTCATCGTGATCCCCGCAGTCTCAATGGCGGTGTACAAAGTCAAATTCGCTGATCGAGTCATCGAAACGGAGCCATCGATACGTCAGAAGGGAATCATCAAAACCGATATCCATTTCCAAGAGATCCTCACT GAACATTCAAAGGCTTCAGAGAATTCATCAGCTAGGCATTATGATTATCCAGTGTTGGCTTACATTACGCCGTG GAACTCTAAAGGATATGATATGGCAAAGATATACAACTCCAAGTTTACACACTTATCACCGGTTTGGTACGACCTGAAGAG CCAAGGAAATGGATTGGTTTTGGAAGGGAGACATAATGCTGATAAGGGATGGATCCAAGAGCTCCGAGCAAGAGGAAACGCGATG ATATTGCCAAGAGTTGTTCTAGAAGCAGTTCCCGAGGAGTTGCTTAGTAAGAAGAAACTAAGGGGAAAAGCTATTAAGCTTATTGTCACAGAGTGCAA GGAAATGGAATATGATGGTATTGTGCTAGAGTCTTGGTCAAGGTGGGCAGCTTATGGTGTTTTGCATGACCCGGACATGCGGAAAATG GCACTGCAATTCGTGAAACAACTTGGAGACGCCCTTCACGAGCAGCATATGCAGTTCATGTATGTCATTGGTCCACCTCGTTCAGACACGCTCCAAATGTACGATTTTGGGCCAGAAGATCTTAAATTCTTGAAAGATTCGGTGGACGGGTTCTCTTTAATGACCTATGATTTCTCAAATTCCCAGAACCCTGGCCCCAATGCTCCTCTCAAGTGGATAGATCTCACCCTCAAACTCCTACTTGGCTCATCCAACAACGTAGATTCAAGCCTGGCAAGAAAGGTTCTTCTTGGTCTCAACTTCTACGGCAATGATTTTGCAATCTCTGGAG GAGGTGGAGGAGCTATCACCGGAAGGGATTACATAGCGTTACTCCAGAAACACAAGCCAGCGTTGCATTGGGATAAAGAAAGTGGCGAGCATCTTTTCATGTATAGAGATGATAAGAACATCAAGCATGCTGTCTTCTATCCTTCATTGATGTCTATCCTTTTACGGCTTGAGAATGCTCGTCTCTGGGGTATTGGCATTTCCATCTGGGAGATTGGTCAAGGTTTAGATTATTTCTTTCATCTTTTGTAA
- the LOC106388753 gene encoding rhodanese-like domain-containing protein 4, chloroplastic isoform X1 produces MEALKTASFSPTSVLSDKRSETRKPFSLPSLFPPKPPKPISQESLFRSFNGGLALLTSVLSSATAPAISLTYEEALQQSTTSPSSFDSDGLIDGISSFVTDNPLVIAGGVAAFAVPFVLSQVLNKKPKSFGVESAKNAYTKFGTDENVQLLDIRAAADLRQVGSPNIKGLGKNTVSAVYNGEDKTGFLKKLSLKFKDPENTTLFILDKFDGNSELVAELVALNGFKSAYAIKDGAEGPRGWVNSGLPWIEPKKNLSLDLSSLTDSISGVFGESSDGVSVAIGVAAAAGLSVLAFTEIETILQLLGSAALVQLAGNKLLFAEDRKQTLKQVDEFLNTKVAPKELVDELKDIGKAFLPLSTSSKALPPPAAEGATTTTVDEKEPEPAIKAAIAQVNSEPAIEAATAQVTLEPATKAASEQVITEAKLKSYPRPLSPYASYPDLKPPTSPTPVSSKGLPAPAPVAAEAATTTIVDEPEPELEPAIKAATAQVNSEPAAKAATEQVITEAKPKSYSRPLSPYASYPDLKPPTSPTPSHP; encoded by the exons ATGGAAGCTTTGAAAACCGCTAGCTTTAGTCCTACGTCGGTTTTATCCGACAAGAGATCAGAAACACGAAAGCCCTTCTCGCTCCCTAGCCTCTTTCCACCGAAGCCACCGAAACCAATCTCCCAAGAAAGCTTATTCAGGAGCTTCAATGGCGGGTTGGCTCTTCTAACCTCTGTTCTAAGCAGTGCAACAGCTCCTGCTATATCCCTAACGTACGAGGAAGCTCTGCAACAATCTACGACCTCTCCTtcatcttttgattcagatGGCTTGATCGATGGGATATCAAGTTTCGTCACGGACAATCCTCTGGTTATTGCCGGTGGAGTTGCTGCATTTGCTGTTCCGTTTGTTCTGTCTCAGGTTCTGAACAAAAAGCCCAAATCTTTTGGAGTCGAGTCTGCAAAGAATGCTTATACCAAGTTTGGTACTGATGAAAATGTTCAGCTGCTTGACATAAGAGCCGCTGCTGATCTCAGACAAGTGGGCAGTCCTAATATTAAGGGTTTAGGTAAAAATACGGTTTCAGCTGTTTATAACggagaagacaagactggttTCTTGAAGAAGCTTTCTTTGAAGTTTAAAGATCCTGAGAACACCACATTGTTCATTCTTGACAA GTTTGATGGAAACTCCGAGCTTGTTGCTGAACTGGTGGCACTTAATGGATTCAAATCTGCTTACGCTATTAAAGATGGTGCAGAGGGACCTAGAGGCTGGGTG AATAGCGGCTTGCCTTGGATAGAGCCAAAGAAGAATCTCAGTCTTGATTTGAGCAGTTTGACTGATAGTATCAGCGGTGTATTTGGC GAGAGTTCTGATGGTGTCTCTGTTGCAATTGGAGTAGCTGCTGCTGCTGGATTAAGTGTTTTAGCATTTACAGAG ATTGAAACCATACTCCAACTACTAGGTTCAGCTGCACTTGTTCAGCTTGCAGGCAATAAACTTCTATTTGCTgag GACAGAAAGCAAACTCTAAAACAAGTGGATGAGTTCTTGAACACAAAGGTTGCACCTAAAGAACTTGTTGATGAACTAAAG GACATAGGAAAGGCTTTTCTTCCTCTATCAACAAGCAGCAAAGCTCTTCCCCCACCAGCAGCAGAAGGAGCTACAACCACCACCGTGGATGAAAAAGAACCTGAGCCAGCAATCAAAGCCGCCATTGCACAAGTAAACTCAGAGCCAGCGATAGAAGCCGCCACTGCACAAGTAACCTTAGAGCCAGCGACCAAAGCAGCCAGTGAACAAGTAATCACAGAAGCCAAACTGAAATCTTATCCAAGACCTCTATCTCCATATGCATCG TACCCAGACTTGAAGCCTCCAACGTCTCCCACACCAGTAAGCAGCAAAGGTCTTCCCGCACCAGCACCAGTAGCAGCAGAAGCAGCTACAACCACCATCGTAGACGAACCAGAACCTGAGCTAGAGCCAGCAATCAAAGCGGCCACTGCACAAGTAAACTCAGAGCCAGCGGCCAAAGCCGCCACTGAACAAGTAATCACAGAGGCCAAACCGAAATCTTATTCAAGACCTCTCTCTCCATATGCATCG TACCCTGACTTGAAGCCTCCAACATCTCCCACACCATCGCATCCCTGA